Genomic segment of Bacteroidota bacterium:
CATTTCCAGATATTTTCGCCTAAAAAAATTGCATATTTTTCACTTGCTGGAAGGCTATACACCAGCAATGGGTTCTTCGTATTTACCGACCCAATTTTCTGAAATAAAATCACCTGAGATGCAGGGGAAACAGTGTATTGTCCGTAAGGAGCATTCAGTGCCGGTAATTTTGGAAATACAGAAACACTTTTATCATTTAGTGTAAATAAATTAAATCCATTGTCGAGTGTTGCAGTTACCTCATTCGCCGATTGCCCGGAGGAATTAATGGTAACAAGGTTTTGCATTTTATTAAATGCACTCATAGAAGTTTGTGAACCCGTGATTACCCACAACGGAATATTTTTACTTTTTAAGGAATTTAAAACATCCGGTATTTGATATTTTGAAGAAGGAAGCTGGTGCAATATCACAAGATCATATTCACCAATATTTCCTTTGATTTCCCCTGCCAACTGAATTTCCACTTCGTAATTCTGATTGGATTCTATCGATTGTTTTATAGCATTGATATCCGGGTGAGGGGAATTTGCAAGTAATAAAATTTTTTGTCGCGCATCCAACACTTCAATATAAATATCCTGAACGTTATTATCAGTGGTATTTTCTCCCTCCACCGATTGAATACGCACCTGGTAATGGCGAATGCCCGGAACATCAGCGCTTATTTCCCAACTTACATTAGAATTAAATTGATCACCATTGATGGAAATATTTTTTTCACCTAATACTTTTACTGTGCCTTTTGTAACTTCACTAATACTTATTTTAGGATTTGTGCCGCCACAATAAATAGCCTCTAATTCTGTTATAACATTAAATTTATCTTTTAAATAAACAATATTATTGTGCAATACTCTTGTGATACGAATATCTTTTTTTTGAACCGTGTCTCCCAGAGCAATGGAATAAATAGGAGAACCCAAATCATTTTTTACATAAATGGGATTACTTCCCGTATTATAAATTCCATCACTCGCAATAATTATTGCACCTACATTTAAATTCTGATATAAATTATTGAGTTCACTCAAGGCAGACGAAAGGTCGGTTGACTTTTCCTGAAAATGCATTACATCAATCCCTTCTTTTAAACTTTCACCAAAGGTGTAAGATCTCACATCAAATTTATCTTCTAACGATTTTTGCAGGTCAGTTAATAATTTTTTATAGGCAACAGAATCCGAAATTCCCATTGCAACACTGGAAGAATTATCCTGTGCTAAAATAATGATAGGCTGTTCTGTTTGATTTGACCTTGATTTTAAAAATGGATTTAATAAAAGAAAAGCAAGTATAAATACAGCAAAAAATCGCAATCCTGCCAAAACCCTTTTCCACCAAACTGCAGAAATGGCAGAACCTATCTTTTTCTCCCTAAAATACATTCCCACCGCATACACTCCCCCACACACCACACAAAGCAGCCAAAACCAAGAGGGATAATCAGTAAATAATTGAAAATTCATTCCGTTGCGAATATACGGCGCTTAAACGACGCTAGGGGCCAAAATAATATATAATCAGCGTTAAATTCAGTTATAATCAGACGTTAATTTGTACATTATACAGGCTGTTCATCGGTACATTGGTACATTTTTTCGGCTGTTCATTGGTACATTATTCCGGCTGTTCATTGGTACATCGGTACATTTTCACATTGGTACATTAAGTATGTAATGCCCCACAAACACTAATCGTTTGCCCCGTAACATAACTACTCATATCGCTTGCAAGAAAAACAGCAACATCTGCAACTTCCGAGCCTTGTCCGAAACGACCCAGAGGAATGGATTTAAAATACGTTTGTTTTAATTCCTCCGATAATTCTCCCGTCATATCAGTTTCAATAAATCCCGGGGCAATTGCATTGCAACGGATATTGCGCGATCCTAATTCTTTGGCAATTGATTTTGTGAAACCTAAAATTCCCGCTTTAGAAGCGGAATAATTCGCTTGTCCTCCCTGACCAATTAATCCAACTATAGAAGAAATATTAATTATAGAACCTTTACGCGCTTTCATCATGGGTTTGATGGCAAACTTGGTAATATTAAATACTGATTTAAGATTAATATCAATTACAGCATCCCAATCTTCCTCACTCATGCGCAACATTAAATTATCTTTGGTGATACCGGCATTATTTACAACAACATCCAACGCTCCGAAATCAGTTAAAACATCCGCAATTAATTTTTCCGCATCTGCATAAATGCCTGCATTACTTTTATATCCCTTTGCTTTTATTCCAAGCGCATTTAATTTATTTTCCAACGCAATTGCTTTTTCTTCACTGCTTAAATAAGTAAATGCCACATTCGCACCTGCTTCCGCAAATTTTATTGCAATTGCTTCGCCAATTCCGCGGGAGGCACCTGTGATGAGAGCGGTTTTGTTTTCTAATAACATCATAAAGAGTATTTAGTATTTAGAATATAGTATTTAGATAGGTACTGCCAGGGTTTATGATTGTCGATTCTCAAGGGCAAAAATCTTTATTGTATACTTCTCGATAATTAGTCAGGAGTCAATAGTTATTAGTCAGGAGTAAAAAAGATCCTGACTTCTCGGATCAAACTCACCACTGAAACATGTAGTGATCGACGCAGGAGATCTACTACATGTCACTACTCCCCACTCATCCTTTAATCACTCTCGCCATCAAAGCCCCAATAACAGCCGGAGAATCTGCAACGTGAATTCCGCAATTACGCATGATCTCGATCTTTGCTTCTGCTGTATCTGCTTTTCCGCCTACAATTGCTCCTGCGTGACCCATGGTTCTTCCTTTTGGGGCGGTTAATCCGGCTATAAAACCGACAACAGGTTTTGTTCCGTGTAATTTTATCCATTCCGCAGCATTGGCTTCCATACTTCCGCCAATTTCGCCTATTAATATAATGCCCTCTGTTTCATCATCGGCCATTAATAACTGGATGGCGTCCAAAGTTGTAGTTCCAGGAACAGGATCTCCTCCAATTCCGATACAGGTGCTTTGTCCCATACCCGCC
This window contains:
- the fabG gene encoding 3-oxoacyl-[acyl-carrier-protein] reductase gives rise to the protein MMLLENKTALITGASRGIGEAIAIKFAEAGANVAFTYLSSEEKAIALENKLNALGIKAKGYKSNAGIYADAEKLIADVLTDFGALDVVVNNAGITKDNLMLRMSEEDWDAVIDINLKSVFNITKFAIKPMMKARKGSIINISSIVGLIGQGGQANYSASKAGILGFTKSIAKELGSRNIRCNAIAPGFIETDMTGELSEELKQTYFKSIPLGRFGQGSEVADVAVFLASDMSSYVTGQTISVCGALHT